In Halovulum dunhuangense, one genomic interval encodes:
- a CDS encoding alpha/beta hydrolase encodes MMAQEGERNMFVTRIGLALVAVAAILVSLWQLEAGRAGVTRSALAAGTTPATLYEMPGADGPLVVVAHGFAGSRQMMEGYALTLAKSGYRVVGFDFEGHGRNPVPMSGDVTVIEGTTARLVAETQAVVRAARALTGETRTALVGHSMASDIVIRTALADPLVEAVVAVSAYSEAITGQAPARLLLISGQGEPHLRQAALASLRQVDPSATEGETAQGPGVIRRAVVAPWVEHVGVLHSPTALREARDWLDAAFGRATAEPVTAPGPWLLLLLAGILLLARPVLGLLPAVAKPAPIPRARGAMAAFLPAMVAPLVLWPVGSPLLPVQGVAHLALHLALLGLMQVALLRGAGLGMSSRAVLTGLAPALWGIAVFGFALDRYGASFMPHEGRILPILLLALGAVPVMLGDALLRGAGMALHLAGRLALILSLGVAVALNPGQLFALFMAAPVVLLFFLVFGPLGRWTGRAGGPLAAGLGQGLILGWALGVALPLFAA; translated from the coding sequence ATGATGGCGCAGGAAGGCGAGAGGAACATGTTCGTGACCCGGATCGGCCTTGCGCTTGTTGCGGTTGCCGCGATCCTCGTGTCGCTGTGGCAACTCGAGGCGGGGCGCGCGGGCGTGACGCGCAGCGCCCTTGCGGCGGGAACCACGCCCGCCACGCTTTACGAAATGCCGGGCGCCGACGGGCCGCTGGTCGTGGTGGCCCATGGCTTTGCCGGCTCGCGCCAGATGATGGAGGGCTATGCGCTGACGCTGGCGAAATCGGGCTACCGCGTGGTGGGTTTCGATTTCGAGGGGCATGGCCGCAACCCGGTCCCGATGTCGGGGGACGTGACCGTGATCGAGGGCACCACCGCAAGGCTGGTGGCCGAGACGCAGGCGGTCGTGCGGGCGGCGCGGGCGCTGACGGGCGAGACGCGCACGGCGCTGGTCGGGCATTCCATGGCCTCGGACATCGTGATCCGCACGGCGCTGGCCGATCCGCTGGTCGAGGCGGTGGTCGCGGTCTCCGCCTACTCCGAGGCGATCACGGGGCAGGCGCCCGCGCGGCTTCTGCTGATCTCGGGGCAGGGCGAGCCGCATCTGCGGCAGGCGGCGCTCGCTTCGCTGCGGCAGGTCGATCCCAGCGCCACCGAGGGCGAGACGGCCCAGGGCCCGGGCGTGATCCGGCGCGCGGTGGTGGCCCCCTGGGTCGAGCATGTGGGTGTCCTGCACAGCCCCACGGCGCTGCGCGAGGCGCGGGACTGGCTGGATGCCGCGTTCGGGCGCGCGACCGCGGAACCCGTCACCGCGCCGGGCCCGTGGCTGCTGCTGCTGCTTGCGGGCATCCTGCTGCTGGCGCGGCCGGTGCTGGGTCTCTTGCCGGCTGTGGCGAAGCCCGCGCCAATCCCGCGGGCCCGTGGCGCAATGGCGGCCTTCCTGCCTGCGATGGTCGCGCCGCTGGTCCTGTGGCCGGTCGGCTCGCCGCTATTGCCGGTGCAGGGCGTGGCGCATCTGGCGCTGCATCTGGCCCTGCTGGGGCTGATGCAGGTGGCGCTGCTGCGGGGTGCGGGGCTCGGGATGTCGTCGCGGGCGGTGCTCACGGGGCTCGCCCCTGCCCTTTGGGGGATCGCGGTTTTCGGTTTTGCACTAGACCGTTACGGGGCAAGCTTCATGCCGCATGAGGGCCGGATCCTGCCCATCCTGCTGCTTGCCCTCGGCGCCGTTCCGGTCATGCTGGGCGACGCGCTCCTGCGCGGGGCCGGGATGGCGCTGCACCTTGCGGGGCGGCTCGCGCTGATCCTGTCGCTGGGCGTGGCCGTCGCGCTGAACCCCGGGCAGCTTTTCGCGCTGTTCATGGCGGCCCCGGTGGTGCTGCTGTTCTTCCTGGTCTTCGGCCCCCTGGGCCGCTGGACGGGGCGCGCGGGCGGCCCGCTGGCCGCGGGGCTGGGCCAGGGGCTGATCCTTGGCTGGGCTCTGGGGGTTGCGCTGCCGCTGTTCGCGGCCTGA
- the selD gene encoding selenide, water dikinase SelD, with protein MHSPLPLTRDLVLVGGGHAHALVLRRWGMARVPGVRLTVVNPDPTAPYTGMLPGHVAGHYPRAALEIDIVKLTRFAGGRLILDRATGIDRDARRVHLAGRPPIRYDVLSLDIGITSDMPGLKGFAEHGVAAKPLQRFADRWAAFQQKVGAGRLAPRIAVIGGGVAGAELAMAMAHRLKTLGHAAQVTVLEAGDTPLRGVGPRAASRVLGRLKDMGITLRPGALAVEVTADGVILENGETIPAALVVGAAGARPHDWLADTGLELHEGYISVGATLRSLSDPTIHAAGDCAHLSHAPRPKAGVYAVRAAPVLHHNLLADLTGRQRREFHPQRDFLRLISLGGKDAVADRSGLSVAGPAIWRLKDRIDRAFMRKLDDLPAMRRPPLPKLVARGVRKELAADQAPCAGCGAKVGGAQISAVLAALPHRTRTDIETGAGDDAAVLRFGDTRAVLSTDHLRAFTEDPWIMGRVAAIHALGDVWAMGAAPQAALATLVLPHMREGMQAATLAEIMDAATHVFTAAGAEIVGGHTTLGAELTVGFTVTGIAPARPILLSGARPGDRLILTKPIGTGTILAGDMMLKAQGPDVAAAWASMCRPQGDAAAILKDAHAMTDVTGFGLAGHLLAMLDASGVAARLDLGAVPVLPGAEALAAKGVRSTLYPANAAAASRMFWTEGPKAALLFDPQTAGGLLAAVPADRAADILGQLVEAGYEAARIGEIVEGAPFLDVTGA; from the coding sequence ATGCACAGCCCCCTTCCCCTGACCCGCGACCTGGTTCTCGTGGGTGGCGGTCATGCCCATGCGCTGGTGCTGCGCCGCTGGGGCATGGCACGGGTGCCCGGTGTGCGGCTGACGGTGGTGAACCCGGACCCGACCGCGCCCTATACCGGGATGCTTCCGGGCCATGTCGCGGGCCACTACCCGCGCGCGGCGCTGGAAATCGACATCGTGAAGCTGACTCGCTTCGCGGGGGGGCGGCTGATCCTCGACCGCGCCACGGGCATCGACCGCGACGCGCGGCGCGTGCATCTCGCGGGGCGCCCGCCCATCCGATATGACGTGCTGTCGCTCGATATCGGCATCACCTCGGACATGCCGGGGCTGAAGGGTTTTGCCGAACACGGGGTCGCGGCCAAGCCGCTGCAACGCTTCGCCGACCGCTGGGCCGCCTTCCAGCAAAAGGTCGGGGCGGGCAGGCTTGCCCCGCGCATCGCGGTGATCGGCGGCGGCGTGGCGGGGGCCGAGCTTGCGATGGCGATGGCGCACCGGCTGAAGACCCTCGGCCATGCCGCGCAGGTGACGGTGCTGGAGGCCGGCGACACCCCGCTGCGCGGCGTGGGCCCGCGCGCGGCATCCCGCGTGCTGGGCCGGCTGAAGGACATGGGCATCACCCTGCGCCCTGGCGCCCTGGCCGTCGAGGTGACGGCCGACGGCGTCATCCTGGAGAACGGCGAGACGATCCCAGCCGCACTTGTCGTCGGCGCGGCTGGCGCCCGGCCCCATGACTGGCTGGCGGACACCGGCCTCGAATTGCACGAGGGCTACATAAGCGTGGGCGCGACCCTGCGCAGCCTGTCGGACCCCACGATCCATGCCGCGGGCGATTGCGCGCATCTCTCGCATGCCCCGCGCCCCAAGGCCGGCGTCTACGCGGTGCGCGCGGCGCCGGTGCTGCATCACAACCTGCTGGCCGACCTGACCGGGCGCCAGCGCCGCGAATTCCACCCCCAACGCGATTTCCTGCGGCTGATCTCGCTGGGTGGCAAGGATGCCGTGGCCGACCGCTCGGGGCTGAGCGTCGCGGGCCCGGCGATCTGGCGGCTCAAGGACCGGATCGACCGCGCCTTCATGCGCAAGCTGGACGATCTGCCAGCGATGCGGCGCCCGCCCCTGCCGAAGCTGGTCGCAAGGGGCGTGCGCAAGGAACTCGCGGCCGATCAGGCCCCCTGCGCGGGCTGCGGTGCCAAGGTGGGCGGGGCGCAGATCTCGGCGGTGCTGGCGGCCCTGCCACATCGCACGCGCACCGATATCGAGACCGGCGCCGGCGACGATGCCGCCGTGCTGCGCTTCGGCGACACGCGGGCGGTGCTGTCCACCGACCATCTGCGCGCCTTTACCGAGGATCCCTGGATCATGGGGCGCGTCGCCGCGATCCACGCGCTGGGCGATGTCTGGGCGATGGGGGCAGCGCCTCAGGCCGCGCTGGCAACGCTGGTGCTGCCGCACATGCGCGAGGGCATGCAGGCCGCGACCCTGGCCGAGATCATGGACGCCGCGACCCATGTCTTCACCGCTGCCGGGGCAGAGATCGTGGGCGGGCACACGACGCTCGGGGCGGAACTGACCGTAGGCTTCACCGTAACCGGCATAGCGCCCGCGCGGCCGATCCTGTTGTCGGGCGCGCGCCCCGGCGACCGGCTGATCCTGACCAAGCCGATCGGCACCGGCACGATCCTTGCCGGCGACATGATGCTCAAGGCGCAGGGGCCGGACGTTGCCGCCGCCTGGGCATCGATGTGCCGCCCGCAGGGGGACGCCGCGGCGATCCTGAAGGACGCGCATGCGATGACCGACGTGACCGGCTTCGGGCTTGCGGGGCACCTGCTGGCGATGCTGGACGCGTCCGGGGTGGCCGCGCGCCTGGACCTTGGGGCCGTGCCGGTGCTGCCGGGGGCCGAGGCGCTGGCGGCGAAGGGGGTCCGCTCGACGCTCTATCCCGCCAACGCGGCGGCGGCCTCGCGGATGTTCTGGACCGAGGGGCCGAAGGCGGCGCTGCTGTTCGATCCGCAGACGGCGGGCGGGCTGCTGGCGGCGGTGCCCGCCGACAGGGCCGCGGATATCCTGGGACAGCTGGTCGAGGCGGGCTACGAGGCCGCCCGGATCGGCGAGATCGTCGAAGGCGCCCCGTTCCTTGATGTGACGGGGGCCTGA
- the mnmH gene encoding tRNA 2-selenouridine(34) synthase MnmH — MILTLTSLDDLAAHAFDDIIDVRAPAEYAEDHLPGAISLPVLNDEERARVGTTYTRVDRFEARKIGAALVARNAATHLEGPLADKSGGWHPLVYCWRGGQRSGSFATILRQVGWRVTVLEGGYRSYRRLVAEAMHDAALPHLVILLDGNTGTAKTELLEGLRTRGHQVVDLERLAAHRGSVFGAMPGGQPSQKAFEGRLAMVLAGMDPGRPVVMEAESSKIGEVQIPPSLWSAMRAAPRIRLSAPVPERVAYLLRAYADLIADPAALMPVLAALRPIQGTEKVDHWQALAASGQFGALAEALVVEHYDPRYTKSRARGGPGVDVALDSLAEGAMDAALDRIEAALPEVAAVPR, encoded by the coding sequence ATGATCCTGACGCTGACCTCTCTCGATGACCTGGCCGCGCACGCGTTCGACGACATCATCGACGTGCGCGCGCCCGCGGAATACGCCGAGGATCACCTGCCTGGCGCCATCAGCCTTCCGGTGCTGAACGACGAGGAGCGGGCGCGCGTCGGCACCACCTACACCCGCGTCGACCGGTTCGAGGCGCGCAAGATCGGCGCGGCGCTGGTCGCGCGCAACGCCGCCACCCACCTGGAGGGGCCGCTGGCCGACAAGTCGGGCGGCTGGCATCCGCTGGTCTATTGCTGGCGCGGCGGGCAGCGGTCCGGGTCGTTCGCGACCATCCTGCGGCAGGTGGGCTGGCGCGTCACGGTGCTGGAGGGGGGCTATCGCAGCTACCGGCGGCTGGTGGCGGAGGCGATGCATGACGCGGCGCTGCCGCACCTGGTCATCCTGCTCGACGGGAATACCGGCACCGCCAAGACCGAACTCCTCGAGGGGCTTCGGACCCGCGGCCACCAGGTGGTGGACCTGGAACGACTTGCCGCGCATCGCGGCTCGGTCTTCGGCGCGATGCCGGGAGGCCAGCCCTCGCAGAAGGCGTTCGAGGGGCGGCTTGCGATGGTGCTGGCGGGGATGGACCCAGGCCGCCCCGTGGTGATGGAGGCCGAGTCGAGCAAGATCGGCGAGGTGCAGATCCCGCCCAGCCTGTGGTCGGCGATGCGCGCGGCGCCGCGGATCCGCCTGTCGGCCCCGGTGCCCGAGCGGGTCGCCTATCTTCTGCGGGCCTATGCCGATCTGATCGCGGATCCGGCGGCGCTGATGCCCGTGCTCGCGGCACTTCGCCCGATCCAGGGCACCGAGAAGGTCGATCACTGGCAGGCGCTGGCCGCATCGGGGCAGTTCGGCGCGCTGGCCGAGGCGCTGGTCGTCGAACACTACGACCCGCGCTACACGAAATCGCGCGCCCGCGGCGGTCCCGGGGTGGATGTGGCGCTCGACAGCCTGGCCGAGGGCGCGATGGACGCGGCACTCGACCGGATCGAGGCGGCGCTGCCAGAAGTGGCAGCGGTCCCGCGCTGA
- a CDS encoding sulfite exporter TauE/SafE family protein, with protein MTEILTFLLAGVVGGAVNTAAGGAKLFVFPMLLAAGLPPVAANATSIVALWPAQMPAVWVQRASLPRDRKILLGHMAMVIVGALLGVYALISVGEQVFVSLVPFFLAIAVGTILFGERLGRWVRSLPVAGALPGLVLLFVCGAYGGFFGAGVGFMLVAALLVSGMTDIRAANAHKNLLATVASTTAVLPLTLSGLVDWRAAVLVAAGGIVGGYAGALLLKLIPPFPLKVLISVMGIVLTLAFLYNN; from the coding sequence ATGACAGAAATCCTGACATTCCTTCTGGCCGGCGTCGTGGGTGGCGCCGTGAACACCGCCGCGGGCGGCGCGAAGCTGTTCGTGTTCCCGATGCTTCTGGCGGCTGGCCTTCCGCCGGTGGCGGCGAACGCGACGTCGATCGTGGCGCTCTGGCCCGCGCAGATGCCGGCGGTCTGGGTCCAGCGCGCCAGCCTGCCGCGCGACCGCAAGATCCTCTTGGGCCACATGGCCATGGTCATCGTGGGGGCGCTTCTGGGCGTCTATGCGCTGATCAGCGTGGGCGAGCAGGTCTTCGTCTCGCTGGTGCCGTTCTTCCTGGCCATTGCCGTCGGCACGATCCTGTTCGGCGAACGCCTCGGCCGCTGGGTGCGCAGCCTTCCGGTGGCGGGCGCGTTGCCGGGGCTGGTGCTGCTGTTCGTCTGCGGCGCTTATGGCGGCTTTTTCGGGGCTGGCGTGGGTTTCATGCTGGTCGCGGCGCTGCTGGTGTCGGGCATGACCGACATCAGGGCGGCGAACGCCCACAAGAACCTGCTTGCCACCGTCGCCTCTACCACGGCCGTCCTGCCGCTGACCCTGTCGGGGCTGGTGGACTGGCGTGCGGCGGTGCTGGTTGCGGCGGGCGGCATCGTCGGCGGCTATGCCGGTGCGCTGCTTCTGAAGCTGATCCCGCCCTTCCCGCTGAAGGTGCTGATCTCGGTCATGGGGATCGTTCTGACGCTGGCCTTCCTCTACAACAACTGA
- a CDS encoding NAD(P)/FAD-dependent oxidoreductase, which produces MDQAGPRVAIIGAGIAGLSCAARLRAAGIWPVVFEKSRGIGGRTATRRAQALRFDHGAQYVTAKGPGFAMYLGRAITAGHASRWGAPALGRHVGLPGMSGLAQPLADGVEIRFGTEIRAARHGPDGWTLSTDDGPLADRFDRLVCTCPAPQALRLFPDLGGALAHVEMAPCWALMLALDTPMPHLPDAEKLSEGPLSFVARNASKPARDPGPETWVIHASPDWSRAHLELEKETVRDLLAQAFAAHAGQAPAIAHATAHRWRFAMVTRPLGQPFLSARDGHLLLGGDWALGPRVEAAFDSGHAMAKALIG; this is translated from the coding sequence ATGGATCAGGCAGGGCCACGGGTGGCGATCATCGGCGCGGGGATTGCGGGGCTGTCCTGCGCGGCACGGTTGCGCGCGGCGGGGATCTGGCCGGTCGTGTTCGAGAAAAGCCGCGGCATCGGCGGGCGCACCGCCACGCGCCGGGCCCAGGCGCTGCGCTTCGATCACGGCGCGCAATACGTCACCGCCAAGGGGCCGGGCTTCGCCATGTATCTCGGCCGGGCGATCACCGCCGGGCACGCCTCGCGCTGGGGGGCGCCGGCGCTTGGCCGCCATGTCGGCCTGCCGGGGATGAGCGGGCTCGCGCAGCCCCTGGCGGACGGGGTGGAGATCCGGTTCGGAACCGAGATCCGGGCCGCCCGGCATGGCCCCGACGGCTGGACCCTGTCCACGGACGACGGGCCGCTCGCGGATCGCTTCGACCGGCTTGTCTGCACCTGCCCCGCACCGCAGGCGCTGCGCCTGTTCCCCGACCTGGGCGGGGCGCTGGCGCATGTGGAAATGGCGCCCTGCTGGGCGCTGATGCTGGCGCTCGACACCCCGATGCCCCATCTGCCCGATGCGGAGAAGCTGTCCGAGGGCCCGCTGTCCTTCGTAGCGCGCAACGCGTCCAAGCCCGCGCGGGATCCAGGGCCCGAGACCTGGGTGATCCATGCCAGCCCCGACTGGAGCCGGGCGCATCTTGAGCTGGAGAAGGAGACGGTGCGCGACCTGCTGGCCCAGGCCTTCGCCGCCCATGCGGGGCAGGCCCCGGCAATCGCCCATGCCACGGCGCATCGCTGGCGTTTCGCGATGGTCACGCGGCCCCTGGGACAGCCATTCCTTTCGGCGCGGGACGGCCACCTGCTGCTGGGCGGCGACTGGGCGCTGGGGCCCCGGGTCGAGGCCGCCTTCGACAGCGGCCACGCCATGGCCAAGGCGCTGATCGGCTGA
- a CDS encoding 2-dehydropantoate 2-reductase, whose translation MRICVFGAGAIGGYMAVRLANTGHDVSVVARGPHLAAIRENGLKLLADGQEEVARIKASDNAADLGPQDYVIITLKAHSVPPVVDRIAPLIGPDTTIVTGMNGVPYWYFHGLEGEWAGRRVEAVDPGGVVSRGLPPEKALGCVVYPAAEVDEPGVVRLIDGDRFTLGEPDGSKSERAAALSEALRAAGFKAPIRPRIRDEIWIKLWGNLAFNPMSALTGETLDVLATRPDLRAVARAMMVEAQTLAERLGARFAIDVDKRIDGAAAVGAHKTSMLQDLERGRPMEIDALVTAVAELGRIVDVPTPTIDTVLALVSARARVAGCYDG comes from the coding sequence ATGAGGATCTGTGTTTTCGGGGCCGGCGCCATCGGCGGTTACATGGCGGTGAGGCTGGCCAATACCGGGCATGACGTGTCGGTGGTGGCGCGCGGCCCGCATCTGGCCGCCATCCGCGAGAACGGCCTGAAGCTGCTGGCCGACGGGCAGGAAGAGGTGGCGCGGATCAAGGCGTCCGACAACGCCGCCGATCTGGGTCCGCAGGATTACGTCATCATCACGCTCAAGGCCCATTCGGTCCCGCCGGTGGTGGACAGGATCGCGCCGCTGATCGGGCCCGACACCACCATCGTGACGGGCATGAACGGCGTGCCCTACTGGTATTTCCACGGGCTCGAGGGGGAATGGGCCGGGCGCCGGGTCGAGGCGGTCGATCCCGGCGGCGTGGTCAGCCGGGGGCTTCCGCCGGAAAAGGCGCTTGGCTGCGTGGTCTACCCGGCCGCCGAGGTGGACGAGCCGGGCGTCGTGCGCCTGATCGACGGCGACCGCTTCACGCTGGGAGAGCCGGACGGCTCGAAATCCGAACGTGCGGCGGCGCTGTCCGAGGCATTGCGGGCGGCGGGCTTCAAGGCGCCGATCCGCCCGCGCATCCGCGACGAGATCTGGATCAAGCTCTGGGGCAACCTGGCCTTCAACCCGATGAGCGCGCTCACCGGCGAGACGCTGGACGTGCTGGCCACCCGGCCGGACCTGCGGGCGGTCGCGCGTGCCATGATGGTCGAGGCGCAGACGCTCGCCGAACGGCTGGGCGCGCGCTTTGCCATCGACGTGGACAAGCGCATCGACGGGGCCGCGGCGGTCGGCGCGCACAAGACCTCGATGTTGCAGGATCTGGAACGGGGCCGCCCGATGGAGATCGACGCGCTGGTGACGGCGGTGGCGGAACTCGGCCGGATCGTCGATGTCCCGACGCCCACCATCGACACGGTGCTGGCGCTGGTCAGCGCCCGCGCGCGGGTCGCGGGCTGCTACGACGGCTGA
- a CDS encoding acyl--CoA ligase → MTTDAPRTVRALLARHAGPVLGAPGRSDLDYAGLAALADRTARQLAGAGVGPGKAVAIVLPNGPEMASCFMAVATQATAAPLNPAYTQDEFRFYMEDLDAKLLIVMRGVDTPARAAAEALGVRMVEVVAGAAAGDFTLADPGGDALPEADAQGNAEGDVALVLHTSGTTSRPKIVPLTSANICASARNIAATLALTPADRCLNVMPLFHIHGLIAAVLSSVHAGAAITCTPGFDALKFFGWLTEVRPSWYTAVPTMHQAILSRAPRNEEAVRAANLRFVRSSSASLPVPVFTALEETFRCPVIEAYGMTEAAHQMASNLLPPGQRKPGTVGVAAGPEVGIMGEDGSILPRGHVGEIVIRGENVTPGYQNNPKANAENWTDGWFRTGDQGELDADGYLSIRGRLKEIINRGGEKVSPREVDDVLMEHPAVAQVVTFAMPHDKLGEEVAAAIVLREGMSADEREIRDFAGRSLAAFKVPRKVLILDEIPKGATGKLQRIGLAEKLGLTA, encoded by the coding sequence ATGACCACAGATGCCCCAAGGACGGTGCGCGCGCTTCTGGCGCGGCATGCCGGCCCCGTGCTCGGCGCGCCCGGCCGCAGCGATCTCGATTATGCGGGGCTTGCCGCGCTGGCCGACCGGACAGCGCGCCAGCTTGCGGGCGCGGGCGTGGGCCCGGGCAAGGCTGTGGCTATCGTGCTGCCGAACGGGCCCGAGATGGCATCCTGCTTCATGGCCGTGGCGACCCAGGCGACGGCCGCCCCGCTGAACCCCGCCTACACGCAGGACGAGTTCCGCTTTTACATGGAGGATCTGGACGCGAAGCTCCTGATCGTCATGCGCGGCGTGGACACGCCCGCCCGAGCCGCGGCCGAGGCGCTTGGCGTGCGCATGGTCGAGGTGGTCGCAGGTGCCGCGGCCGGCGATTTCACCCTGGCCGATCCGGGCGGCGACGCACTTCCCGAGGCGGACGCGCAGGGCAACGCCGAGGGGGACGTGGCGCTGGTGCTGCACACGTCGGGCACCACCTCGCGGCCCAAGATCGTGCCGCTGACCAGCGCCAATATCTGCGCCTCGGCCCGCAACATCGCCGCGACGCTGGCGCTGACGCCCGCCGACCGCTGCCTGAACGTGATGCCGCTTTTCCACATCCACGGGCTGATCGCGGCGGTGCTGTCCTCGGTCCATGCAGGGGCTGCGATCACCTGCACGCCCGGCTTCGACGCGCTGAAGTTCTTCGGCTGGCTTACGGAGGTGCGGCCCAGCTGGTACACCGCCGTGCCGACCATGCACCAGGCGATCCTGTCGCGCGCCCCGCGCAACGAAGAGGCGGTCAGGGCGGCAAACCTGCGCTTCGTGCGCTCGTCCTCGGCCTCGTTGCCGGTGCCGGTCTTCACCGCGCTGGAGGAAACCTTCCGCTGCCCGGTGATCGAGGCTTACGGCATGACCGAGGCCGCGCACCAGATGGCGTCGAACCTGCTGCCCCCCGGCCAGCGCAAGCCCGGCACCGTGGGCGTGGCCGCGGGCCCCGAGGTCGGCATCATGGGCGAGGATGGCAGCATCCTGCCGCGGGGCCATGTGGGCGAGATCGTCATTCGCGGCGAGAACGTGACGCCTGGCTACCAGAACAACCCCAAGGCCAATGCCGAGAACTGGACCGATGGCTGGTTCCGCACCGGCGACCAGGGCGAGCTGGACGCGGACGGCTACCTGTCGATCCGCGGGCGGCTGAAGGAGATCATCAACCGCGGCGGCGAAAAGGTCTCCCCGCGCGAGGTGGATGACGTGCTGATGGAGCATCCGGCCGTGGCGCAGGTCGTCACCTTTGCCATGCCGCATGACAAGCTGGGCGAGGAGGTGGCCGCCGCGATCGTGCTGCGCGAGGGCATGTCGGCGGACGAGCGCGAGATCCGCGACTTCGCCGGCCGTTCGCTTGCCGCGTTCAAGGTGCCGCGCAAGGTGCTGATCCTCGACGAAATTCCGAAAGGGGCCACCGGCAAGTTGCAACGCATCGGCCTGGCCGAGAAACTGGGGCTGACGGCATGA
- a CDS encoding FadR/GntR family transcriptional regulator, with amino-acid sequence MTIVDNTLAILEMALDRGDWAPGERLPPERTLAARLGVGRSSLRKALAELERQGRIRRHVGQGTFVAVPPESEVVATLRLTPPPGPADVLELRLMIEPAIAALVALRGTVQDIARLRALIEEGAAARDWEAWEDLDSRFHARLAQASRNPLLTGVLETTNVIRRQGEWGALRSSTLNPERQRAYTDQHRALVDAIARRDAPGAAAAMRAHLAAVQSAMTGDAAIFEFSTIPTTQQRRIP; translated from the coding sequence ATGACCATCGTGGACAACACCCTTGCGATTCTCGAAATGGCGCTCGACCGGGGCGACTGGGCGCCGGGCGAACGCCTGCCGCCCGAGCGGACGCTGGCGGCCCGGCTGGGCGTGGGCCGCAGTTCGCTGCGCAAGGCGTTGGCCGAGCTTGAGCGGCAGGGCCGCATCCGCCGCCATGTGGGGCAGGGCACCTTCGTAGCCGTCCCGCCCGAAAGCGAGGTGGTGGCGACCCTGCGCCTGACCCCGCCGCCCGGGCCCGCCGATGTCCTGGAACTGCGCCTGATGATCGAACCCGCCATCGCCGCGCTGGTGGCACTTCGCGGCACGGTTCAGGACATCGCCCGGCTGCGCGCCCTGATCGAGGAGGGCGCCGCCGCCCGCGACTGGGAGGCGTGGGAGGATCTGGACAGCCGGTTCCACGCGCGCCTGGCGCAGGCAAGCCGCAACCCGCTGCTGACCGGCGTGCTGGAAACGACGAACGTGATCCGCCGGCAGGGCGAATGGGGCGCGCTGCGTTCGAGCACGCTGAACCCCGAGCGGCAGCGCGCCTATACCGACCAGCACCGCGCCCTGGTCGATGCCATCGCGCGCCGCGACGCGCCGGGGGCCGCGGCCGCGATGCGGGCGCATCTGGCGGCGGTCCAGTCGGCGATGACCGGCGATGCGGCCATATTCGAGTTCTCGACGATACCAACAACACAACAGCGGAGGATCCCATGA
- a CDS encoding DUF3329 domain-containing protein — translation MKFLDPGNPFYRPLWRRVVIVAVCLGWAAVEFSRGANAWGALFLAAGLFAAWSLLIAWRPDDKG, via the coding sequence ATGAAATTCCTGGACCCCGGCAATCCGTTCTACCGGCCGCTCTGGCGGCGGGTGGTGATCGTCGCGGTCTGCCTTGGCTGGGCCGCGGTAGAATTCTCGCGCGGGGCAAACGCCTGGGGGGCGCTGTTCCTTGCCGCGGGCCTTTTCGCCGCCTGGTCGCTGCTGATCGCCTGGCGGCCCGACGACAAGGGCTGA
- a CDS encoding LysM peptidoglycan-binding domain-containing protein, producing the protein MRIRSCHFIAPLAAVTALGLAHTAAALAVADPAPLRIAAGPGVEVAQLETVTDESARRRIGFYADRVLKSLSELAEDDRAAAETGAATDEQTLVRLRENVARFVEAAEAGGLSNEQAGEVLTLAYNERYEGLPPTPLLAASGGLDGAGIVANYGTRREAPAQQVDYLAAISAAGAETREERLARLQREEQEEVQAVESASAPPVAEVEVEVAAEPEVPLDPETAAMLARLSGNGANRTITIAPGDTLGRIASALYGDALLYRRIYDANRDVLRDPDTLRIGLVLVVPE; encoded by the coding sequence ATGAGGATCCGCAGCTGCCATTTCATCGCGCCGCTGGCCGCGGTCACCGCCCTGGGCCTGGCCCACACCGCGGCCGCGCTGGCCGTGGCCGACCCGGCGCCGCTGCGGATCGCAGCCGGCCCCGGTGTCGAGGTCGCGCAACTCGAGACGGTGACGGACGAAAGCGCCCGTCGCCGGATCGGCTTCTATGCGGACCGGGTGCTGAAATCCCTCTCCGAACTGGCCGAGGATGACCGCGCCGCCGCTGAAACCGGCGCCGCCACCGACGAGCAGACGCTGGTGCGCCTGCGCGAGAATGTCGCGCGCTTCGTCGAGGCGGCGGAAGCCGGCGGCCTGAGCAACGAGCAGGCCGGCGAGGTGCTGACGCTCGCCTACAACGAGCGCTACGAGGGCCTGCCGCCGACGCCGCTGCTGGCGGCCTCCGGGGGCCTGGACGGCGCCGGGATCGTGGCCAACTACGGCACCCGCCGCGAGGCGCCCGCGCAGCAGGTCGATTACCTTGCCGCCATCAGCGCGGCCGGGGCCGAGACCCGGGAAGAGCGCCTGGCCCGCCTTCAGCGCGAAGAGCAGGAAGAGGTGCAGGCCGTCGAAAGCGCCTCGGCGCCGCCGGTGGCCGAGGTCGAGGTCGAGGTCGCGGCAGAGCCTGAAGTGCCGCTGGATCCGGAAACCGCGGCGATGCTCGCCCGGCTGTCCGGCAATGGCGCGAACCGCACCATCACCATCGCGCCGGGCGACACGCTGGGTCGCATCGCCAGCGCGCTTTACGGCGACGCGCTGCTTTATCGCCGGATCTATGACGCGAACCGCGACGTGCTTCGCGACCCGGACACGCTGCGCATCGGGCTGGTGCTCGTGGTTCCCGAGTGA